Genomic DNA from Deltaproteobacteria bacterium HGW-Deltaproteobacteria-18:
GGAAGCCGGTGCAGACTCCGGACTCATTCCCGGCGCACGTCCCCGACGTGGGCATAATCGGCCGGATCGAGCGGGGAATGGCGGGCGATGTATTCGCGCAGCACGTCCGCGTCCACGAATCCCGTATCCACAAAGCCCTGCCACCCTTTTACCACCGGATACCCGTCACCGCCCCCGGCCAGATAGCTCTCCATGGCCACGGTGTACACCCGCCCGGCATCCAGGGGCTCGCCGGCCACGAACACGTCTTTGGCGGACCCAGCCCGCAGCACGAACCGAACTCCGCCGAACTGCGCAAAGGCGCCGGATCCCGGAGCGAAGGCCGCCACCTGCCCGAGGTACCCGGCCAGTTCCTCACCGGTCATGTCCACGGTACAGATGGTGTTGCCGAAGGGCTTCACGGTCAGCACGTCCCTGTAGGTGATGGGCCCGGACGGCAGCCCGGCGCGGATGCCGCCCGAATTCATGACCGCCGCATCCGCCCCGGTCTTCTCCATGAGCGCAAGACAGGCCAGGCTGCCAAGCTCGGTCTGGGAGGAGCGAGTCACGGCGCGGTCGGCAGTGAAATTTCCGTTGGCCTGACCGATCACGGTCTGCAAGGCCTTGCCCCCCTGCTCCTGAAACGGCGCGAGCGGGTCCAGCATGGCGGGATCCTCGACCACGGGCGTTGCAGGCGGCACGATCTCCCCGTTGACTTTTGAGACCAGATTCACGGGCAACAGGGCCCCGCCGGTCAGATACACCTGATCCATGGTCCAGTTCAGGTCGACCCGGCCCAGATATTTGCCGTATTCCCCGGCCTGGACAATGACGGTCCCGCCCTCCAGCACCGGGGCGTCCAACTGCGTATGCGAGTGTCCGTCCACGATGAGATCGATGCCGGGCACGGCCCGGGCCAGGGCCCTGGAACCGGTAAGCGGATCGCCGGGCAGCCCGGTCCGGGTAAAGCCGAGATGGGACAGGGCGATGACCACGTCGGCCTGCCTGCGCAGCCGTGGCACCAGTTCGCGCGCCTCGTCCACGGCCGAACGGAAAACGATCCCCCTGACATGCTCCGGATTGCCGACAATGGCCGTGCTCTCGGTGGTCAGTCCAAACACGGCCACGGTCAGTCCGCGCAGCCGGAACAGGTGCCAGGGCGCAAAAAGGCGCTGTCCCGAGGAATCGTAGATGTTGGCCGCGAGCAGCGGGAACTCCATCCACCTTTCCTGCTTGCGCAGCACGGTCAGGGGATTATCGAACTCGTGATTGCCCACCGCCATGGCGTCGTAGCCCATGGCGTTCATGCCCCGGATGTCCGGTTCGGCATCCAGCATGTCGGATTCGGGCACGCCGGTGTTGATGTCCCCGGCATCGAGCAGGAGCACGTGCCCGCCCCTGGCCTGCACCTCGGCCCGCACGGCATCGGCCAGGGTCTTGCGGGCGGCCAGTCCGTACTCGCCCTTGCCGTTTTTCCAGAAGCGCCCGTGATGATCGTTGGTGTGCAGGATGGTCAGGGACTGGGGGCCTGTGTGCCCGACAGGGTGCAAGGTGGCGCATCCGCATGCCAGCAGGATGACCAGGACCAGGACAAGCCGCAACAGCTTTTGTAATCGCATTTTATTCCTCCTTTTCAGTCCAGCACGCCGACCATGGCGCCGGTCATCATCGTGGCCAGGACTCCGGCCATGACGGACCGGGGGCCAAGTTCGACGATCTCGGCGGCGCGCTCCGGGGCCACGCGGCTCAGTCCGCCGATGAGAATTCCCAGGCTGCCGACATTGGCGAACCCGCACATGGAATAGGTCATGATCAGGATGCTGCGCTCGGACAGGGTTCCGGCCGGGAGCGCCGCCAGATCAAGATAGGCCAGAAGCTCGTTGAGCACGATCTTGGTCCCCATGAGCCTCCCGGCCGCGTGCGCTTCGCCCCAGGGAATTCCGGTCAGCCAGACCAGCGGACTCATGAGATGGCCGAGGATGCGCTGCAGGGTAAGGGCCTCGCCTCCGACCGTGGGCAGGAGCCCGAGAATCTGGTTGAACATGCTGACCAGGGCCAGCAGCACCACCAGAAGCGCCGCCACGCTGATGAAGACTTTCACGCCAAGTGTCGTTCCCTGCACCACCGCGTCCATGGAACCGCGACTCTCCGAGGGCGGTGAAACCGTTCCCAGGGTGGGCTGGCCGGACTCGGGAATCATGACGCCCGCGATGAGGATGGACGCGGGCACGCTGATCAGGGATGCGGTCAGGATGTGCCCCAGGGCGCCCGGCAGGACCGGGCCGATGATCCCGGCATAAAGGACGAGCACGGTCCCGGCGATGGTCGCCATTCCGCAGGTCATCAGGGTGAAGAGTTCGCTGCGGGTCATGGAGGCGACATAGGGCCGCACGAACAGCGGGGACTCGACCATGCCCGCAAAAATATTGGCCGCGCACCCGATGCCCAGCGCCCCGCCGATGCCCATGCTCCGCTGCAGGACAAAGGACACGCCCCGGACCAGCACGGGGATGATCTTCCAGTGATAGAGCAGCGCCGACAGCGCCGCCGTGACCACAATGACGGGCAGTCCGCGAAAGGCGAAGACATAGGCCGCACCGGGATACGGCTCCTCGAAAGGCAGCGCCCCGCCCCCGAGATAACCGAACACGAAGCCCGTCCCGGCCCGGGTCCCCTCTTCCAGAGCCTGCGCGGCCCGATTCAGGGCCAGAAAAACATCCTGAAACATGGGCAGTTTCAGCAGCACCACCGCCAGCGCAAACTGCAGTGCAAGGCCGATGACGACAAGCCGCAAGCGCACGCCCCGGCGGTTCTCCGACAAAAGCCAGGCGATGAGCACAAAGGCCATCAGCCCAAACGCGCTCTGCAAGACGGGAAAAGACATGAGCGTCACTCCTTTGAAAGATGAAAACCCCGGCAAATTCACATTGCCAACCCCTCGTTTTCCTTACACGCGCAAAGGCCGGACTGGAAGCGTTTTGGATGTCGTCACTTTCGAAAGGCGCAAACCGAAAGCTTGATTCCCTTCTTTTGGACCATTGCACCATGACTTGAGGTGACTTTTACCGCCGACAACGCTAGAAGGGCTCATGCACCCGGAACACTGGACAATTTCATCCCGCGACCCGCACCTTGGCAGGCCGCCCCACAAAGGCGATCTGCTGCGTCAGCGAAAAAACCCAGACCGCTTATGTATGCGCAATACACCGCGCGCCCTGGGTTTTTCCGCTTCCTTGCATCTCGCCATTTTTGAACGGCCTGCGAATCTTGGATCTTTCAACAACCAGTTAACGCCCAAATCACCTGCCCATGCCTGATTTTTACGAAATCAACGCCCGGGCCTATTTCGAACGCACCAACCGCGTCGATCCGGCTCCCATCCTCGCCCCCCTGCTGCACCACCTGCGCGCGGGCAGCACTATCCTCGACATCGGCTGCGGATCGGGACGGGATCTCAAGTGGCTCAAGGGCAAGGGCTTCAAGCCGTCGGGACTGGAACGCTCCCCGTCCCTGGCAATCATGGCCAGCGAGCATTCGGATTGTCCGGTCTCCATCGCGGACCTGTTCGAATATCAGCCCCCCATCCATTACGACTGCATCCTTCTCATCGGCACGCTGGTCCACATCTCCAAACCCGAGTTCCCGCAGGCGCTGCGCAGCGTCATGCGCATGCTCAAGGCCGGAGGGATCATGTATCTGAGCATGAAGGCCTGGGGCGGAAGCGAAAAGAGCGAGGATGGACGGGTTTTTCAGCTCTGGTCGGATTCGGAACTGCGGCGGGAATTCGGGAAGCAGGACCTGACCATCCTCGAACATTCGCGCAGCCGCTCCCTGCTGGGCAACCGGGACGTCTGGCTCGGGTATATCCTGAAATCCGGCCAGTGAAGTCCGGTCCGGGGCATCCCATGCCCGAAAGCCGTCTTCCGCAAAGAGAATGACCGCTCCTGGTGCAGGACCGAACCGTATTTTTCAGAAAATACTGCCCATCCTCATTGATTTCCTGCACTTTTGCCTTCATCCTCGCCCGCGAACCGCAACCGGGAAATGGCTGCCCCATGCTCCCGACCTGACGGGACGATGGCAGACAAAACTCCGGCCTGCCTCATGAAATTCCGATAACAGATCCGTCGCCCTTGCCAGCCTTGGCCGCAAGCAGTCCGGTTGCACACGTGGCAGGTCAGGTGGCTGCAATGGTTTGTGGCCGTTCCACTTTTATCCGGCAGAAAATTCCCGAGGTCTTCATGCACGAAATACTCCTCTATGCCCCCATCGCGCTGCCCGTTCTCACCATCCTCCTGCTGCTTGCCATCATGCTGCGCACTTCAAGAAACTCCCTGCTCCTCAGCGCGCGCCTGGATGCAGTCGAGAAGTCCCTGGAAAGGACCGAGCGGATCCTGCACGATGAGATCAGCCGGAACCGGGACGAAACCGGACGGCTGCTGCTGGAGCAACGCCGCGAAGTGGTCGCCGCGTTCAAGGAACTGGGCGGAGGACTCATGCAGAGGGTCTTTGACGCCGGCTGCGCGCAATCAAGACAGCTGGACACGTTCGCACAAAATTTCGCGTCCTTCGCCGCGTCCAATCTGACCCAACTCGACAGCCTCGGGAAGCAGTCCTCGGCCAACTCCAAGGCGTTGCGGGAGGAAATACTGGCCACCCTGAACGGCATTTCAGAGACTTCAGCAAGGACTGTCGGCGACCTGGGACAAACGCAGAAGAAGCAGCTCGACGCCATGGTCGCCGCCATCGCCAGCCTGTCCGAAACCAACGCTGCCAAGCTGGAGACGGTCCGCACCACCGTGGAGACAAAGCTGCACATGCTGCAGACAGACAACGCCAGACAGCTCGAAACCATGCGCCAGACAGTGGACGAGAAGCTGCAAGGGACTTTGGAAAAAAGGCTTGGAGAATCCTTCAGGCAGGTCAGCGAACGCCTCGAACAGGTCCACAAGGGGCTCGGGGAAATGCAGTCCCTGGCCACGGGTGTGGGCGATCTCAAAAAAGTCCTGACCAACGTGAAAACGCGCGGGACCTGGGGCGAGGTGCAGCTCGGCGCCTTGCTGGAGCAGGTGCTCAGCGCCGAACAGTATGCCAAAAACGTCGCCACCAAAGGGGGGGCGGAGCGGGTGGAATTCGCGATCAGGCTGCCGGGTCAGGACAATGAAGCGCCCGTGCTGCTGCCCATCGACGCAAAATTTCCCATCGAGGACTACCAGCGCCTGCTCGAAGCCCAGGACCGCGGCGACGTCGAGGCCATGGAACTTGCAGGAAAACAGCTGGAGACGCGGGTCAAATCGTGTGCCAGGGAAATCCGCGACAAATACGTAAGCCCTCCAAGCACGACCGATTTCGGAATCCTCTTCCTGCCCATCGAGGGCCTTTTTGCCGAAGTCATCCGGCGGCCCGGGCTGAGTGAATGCATCCAGCGCGATTTCAGGATCGTCATTGCCGGGCCCACAACCCTGTGGTCTATCCTGAACAGTCTGCAAATGGGCTTTCGCACCCTGGCCATCCAGAAACGCTCCAGTGAAGTCTGGAACCTGCTGGGAGCCGTCAAGACCGAATGGAGCAAGTACGGCGAGATTCTGGATACGGTGCAGAAAAAAATCCATCAGGCCTCGGAGACCATCGAAAAGGCCAAAGTCAGGACGCGGGTCATCGGGCGCAAGCTGCAGAGCGTACAGGAGATGCCCCTTGCGGACTCTTCGGTCCTGCTTTCATTGCCGCTTGAGGAGGAGGAAGAGGGGGAGGAAGCGCTCCGGAGCCGCGGAGTGAACACGGCCCAGAGCGATGAGCAGGAACGGGTCCTGTCCGCCGGATTGCGCTCAAGCGCTTCCAGGCAGTAGAAAACGCCTGACAGCACGGCGCTTGAAAATGAGCGACCTGCAAGGCCAGCCGGGATGAATTTGAACCATGCGGCGCATCAAATCGAAAAAAATGGCCGAGCGCATGATTACGGCAAGCAAAACTGTTGACATTCAGGTAGCTTGCCCCTAAACACCGTCTTCTCGACGCGCCCGTAGCTCAGTTGGATAGAGTGCCTGACTACGAATCAGTAGGTCGCATGTTCGAATCATGCCGGGCGCACCACTTGAGAAACAAAGGAGCAAACACTGTTTGCTCCTTTTTTCTTGCCCTCTTCAAATGCTCCGCCTGGACCCCTACGAAAGCCGCCGTTCAATCCGCCAGGCCCTTCGCGTTCCGTCCGCTCCTACCTCAATTCGTTTATGTCCAGATGCTTCCCGCACGCGGGACAGCGCATCGGCGAACCGAAACGCGCATTGACGCGGTACACGTGCAGAATCCCATTTTTCGTGATCACGTACGCCACCAGAACCGGATGTCCACATTCACAAAATCGCTGTTGCATGGAAGGCCTCCCATTTATTGAGAATTAACTTTTGTTAATCAGCCCGGCAAAAAAATTTCTAGGCGTAAGCCCGGCTGCTCCACAACACACGGCCAATGACTCTCAAGGTGTCGATCTCGTCGCCTTGAAGGGTGACCGGCGAATAGCGCTGATTGGTGCTGAACAAAACCACGAGCCCAGGGCGTACCTGGATGCGCTTGACCTGGATGCTGTCAGCAAGGCCGACGACATAGAGGTTGTTGTCCGCGACCTGGTTCTGGCTCTGGTCGATGAGAATGTTGTCGCCGGGTTCCAGCTCCGGAGACATGCTGTCGCCGATGACTTCCATGGCGACCATGCGTCCGGGATTGCCCTTCTTGCTCAGCCAGGAGCGGTCAAAGGGGATCTCGTCTACGATCCTGTCGCCGAGTTCGAAAGAACCGCCGCCGGCGCACGCCCTAGCGGCAACCTTGGGTACCAGCAGGGTGTTTGTCTGTTCATTCTGGTATATCGGCCCCGTCCCGGTCTTCAGCCAGACCGGATTGACGCCGAAGGCGGCGGCGATGGTCAACCCCCAGGACTTGGGCACCCCCCTGCCCTTGGCCATGGTGATGGCGGCAGGATCGATGCCGAGCAGGGCGGCCAGCTCTTTCTGGGTGGAGATGCCGGTGGTCTTGGCCACCCGCTGGAAGAAGTCATCAAATTTCATGTCTGCACAATTAACAAAAGTTAACTTGATGTCAAACCTTTTTTCCAATTCACCCCAATGCGGACGGCGCAGCAAATACGTATAAAACTACAGGGTGTTATAACAAAAGTATGACATCGCACCAACAACACACCGGCCCAATCTCCTCAACAATTTCCACCCGACATCAAACCCAGCGTCCCGGTTCGTCCCGGTCAGGGCGCGCCGACTGTTTGACTGAGCCAGGCATCGTTTGGTGAACCGTTGCCAGACGTCCAGCCCCGGCCTCACGCGCCGCCACGCAACGGTTCGGCATTACGAGGCCCGCGAAGGAGTTTCGGCGGGGCTTGACCGGGGCGAACCGGGACACGGCCGCCCTGCATCCATCCCCTTTTTCCCAAAAGCACAGCCCAAAAAAAATTATTCAGACAATGGCGTGAAAGCAAAATCCTGCACGTCCACCAGGCCCCTGTCCGTCAAGCGCAGCCTGGGAATGACCGGCAGGGAAAGAAAGGAAAGCTGCATGAAGGGATTGATGTTGTCCGGGCACCCGAGTTCGCGGGCGCTGGCATTGAGTTGATCAAGTCCGGTCGCGACGGTTGCGGGATCCTGATCGCTCATCAGCCCGGCCAGGGGCAAAGGCACAAGGTTGAGCACCCAGCCGTCGCGCACGCAGACAAATCCCCCGCCGCATTCGGCCAGGGCGCGCACGGCCAGGAGCATATCGCTGTCCGAGACGCCTGCCACGATCAGGTTGTGAGAGTCATGGGCTACGGTGCTCGCGATGGCGCCGCTTTTGAGTCCCAGTCCCCGCACCAGCCCGAGCCCCACGCCGCCGCTGCCGTGATGGCGCTCGAAGACGGCCAGCTTGGCCACGTCGGCATCCGGGTCCGCCATGATCATGCCATCGCGGATCCGAGGCTCCACCATGTCCAAGTCGGTCACGATCTGCCCCGGAATCGTGCGGATGATCCGAACTTTCTTTCCGCCTCCTGGAGCGGGCATCCTGAGACAGGAGGGCTTCACATCACCCAGGTGCACGCTTTTGGTCACGACGCGTTCCGTCGAGGCGGGTCGCCAGTACTGGGGCATGATGGCCCTGCCGCCGAGGTAGGTCTGAAAAATGGAAAAGGACTCAAGGTCGTCGAGCAGCACGAAATCGGCCCGATAACCCGGAGCCACGGCCCCTCTGTGGCGAAGGCCGAAATAGCGGGCGGTGTTGATGGAAGCCATCTGGATGGCCCTGATGGGCGCAAGTCCCCGGCTAACGGCCAGCCGGATGGTGTGGTCCAGGTGCCCTTCGCGCAGCAGGTCGTCGCAGTGGCGGTCGTCGGTGACCAGGGAGCAGTTCTGGCTGTTGAAGTCGTTGATGAGCGGCAGCAGATCGAACAGGTTCTTTTCGGAGCTGCCCTCGCGGATCATGACGTGCATGCCCGCGCGGAGTTTCTCGAGCGCCTCTTCCAGGTGGCAGGCTTCGTGGTCGCTCCCGGGTCCGGCCAGGATGTAGGCGTTGAGGTCGAATCCGGAGAGGCCCGGGGCGTGCCCGTCAATGGGACGCCCTTCGGCGGCGAAGAGTTTGCTCATGACCTGGGGGTCCTGATAGAGAACGCCGGGATAGTTCATCATCTCCGCCAGCCCCAGAATGCGGCCCGGATATTCCTTGAACATGGCCGCGATATCCTGGGCGGTGATGACCGCTCCGGCGGTTTCCAGGTGTGTGGCCGGGACGCAGGAAGGCATCATGCAGCGGATGTCGAGGGGCAGGTCGCGGGTGATCTCAAGGAGCCACCTTATACCGCCCAGTCCCAGGACATTGGCCAGCTCGTGCGGGTCGCAGACGACCACGGCCGTGCCGTGGGAAGCCGCCACCTGCGCGAACCGGACGGGATCGAGCAGGGTGGACTCGATGTGGATGTGCCCCTCGACCAGGCCCGGACAGAGGTAGCGGCCGCAGGCATCAACGATATCGAAGGCCTCGTATTCCCCAATCCCGACAATCACCCCGTTCTTCACGCCAACGCTACCGGGATGGATTTCCCCGGAGAGGACGTTGACCACCTGACAGTTACGAACCAGCAGATCCACCGGGGTCTCGCCCCGGGCGGCATGCAAAAGACTGTTCATGGGCATGTGCTCACCTCGACTCGTTTTGAATCCGACATTCGCTCACGGCTGGGTTTTCCAGCGCCGATGCATCCAGAACCACTGTTCCGGGTAGCGCAGTACCATCTCTTCAACGGCCCCGGTGTAAAAACGGCAGATCTGCTCGATTCGCTCCGCCCTGCTACCTTCAAGGGTGGCCGTGTCGAGGCAGGGCAGGGTCACGGCCCGGAATCTGCCCTGCGGCAGGCGGATGAGAAAAAAGGGCCAGACTTCGGCCTTGGCGCGCAGGGCCAGGATGGCCGGCCCCTTGTTCACCGCGGCGGTCTTGCCCAGAAAGGGCAGGAACTGCGCTTCGGCGCTCTTGCAGTTGTGGTCGACCAGAAAAGCGCAGAGCCCGCCGCGGCGCAGCTTGCCCAGGGCTTCGGTCGCGGCCTCGCGATGAGGGAGCACACGGATTTTGCTTTGGGTGCGCATGTGCATCAGGAGATCGGCCAGGGCGGCATCCTTGGGCAACCGGGCCACGACCTGACAATCGGTTTTGACGTTGAAGCGCTTGAGCACTCCGCCCAGAAGCTCCCAGCATCCAAGATGCGCGGTCACGCCCACGACAGGGCGCAATGTGGCGCCCATGCGCACAAAGAGGTCCGGATTTTCGTATTCGATGCGCTCTTCCAGAAAACGGTGATCCATGTAGCGGGCATGGAAAAGCTCCAGAAAGGAGCAGGCGCTGTGCCGGAAACTGGCCTTGGCGAGTTCTCTGGCCTCGCGCTCTCCGAGGCCGAGGCGGTCGCGCATGCAGGCCGTGGTTTCCTTGCGTCTTGAGGGCAGGACGGCCCACATGAGTTTGCCGATCCCGTTTCCAAGGGCATGCAACCGCTCCAGCGACAGGGATGTGCCCAGGGGCAAAAAGGCATTGTAGGCTATATGTCTCACAGGTTTTTTCCAAGAGAGTTCATGATCTGTTCAAGGTGTTCGCACTGCCTCTGCATTTCCGCGGGGTCATCGCCAAGTTCGGGCAAAAAGATGGGATCGCCGTAAATGATGGTGCATCTGGAAAAGGGCCACGGCAATTGAAATTTGTCCCAGGCGCGATGAAAGACCTTTGCCCGGCTCATCACGGCCCGCACCGGCAAAATGGGAGAACCGACATGTCCGGCCAGGAACACGGCTCCGGGCTTGACCTTGTGACGTGGTCCGCGCGGGCCGTCAACGGTGAATATGATGCCCACGCCCTGTTCGTCCATGATCCGCTTGGCGGCGATCAGAGCGCGCATTCCGCCGCGCGAACTGGAGCCGCGCACGGCCATGAAACCAAAACTCTCCAGCACCCGGGTCAGGATTTCCCCGTCCTTGCTCTGACTGACCACACAGGCCATGCGCTCACCGGCATGAGCGGGGATAAGGGGAAAAATCTCGTCGTGCCAAAGCATGATCACGGGACGCTTGGCGCGCAATTCCGGGTCCGTAAAAACCTCGGTGTTGACCCGGTTCACACGCAGAGTCAGGTGCCACAGACGCACAACAAAGGCCAAAACGGCACCTATGAATCTCGGGGAAACGGGAATCCGCACCATGCAACTCCTGATGTAACCAAATGAAATCGAATTTTTCGATGGAAAGATGAAAAACGTATAGACTTAAACGATTTGACCAGAACCCAGGGTCACGACAAGCATCGTTGAAAAAAAGGGAGTCTCACCATGCCCATAGTCCTCAATTGCGAAAACGAACCATGCCCCAACCCCGTATTGCGTTGCAAGCGCCTTCTGGACGAACAAACGCCCCAAGCACTGGAAGTTATCGTCGACAACGAAGCGGCCATGGACAACGTCAGCCGTTATCTGACCAGCAAGGGCATGCGCGTCGACGACGCGAGCAAGGAAGGCAGCCTGTGGACCATCAGGGCCTCGCGGGGTGATTCCTCGGAAGCAGGCCATGCGGTCCAAGCGTCACAGGCGCAAGCAGACCCAAAACAGGTCAGCGCGTCCAGGACTCTGGTCTTTCTGACATCCGACACCATAGGGCAGGGAGACGAGACTCTGGGCTCCCGGCTGATGGGCAATTTCCTGAACACCCTGCCGGAGCTTGGCGATACGCTGTGGCGCATCATCATGGTCAACGGAGCCGTGAAGCTGGCCACGACGACAAACCCGGCCGTGGAAGCGCTCAAAAAACTGGAGGCCGCGGGCGTTTCCATCCTGGTCTGCGGCACCTGTCTGGAATTTTTCAAGCTCATGGATCAAAAAGAGGTCGGGCAAGTCACCAACATGCTCGACGTGGTCACCAGTCAGCAAGTCGCCGACAAGATCATCAGTCTGTAACGGTCCCGTTCTTCCGAACCACACACGCGAACCCGGAGCAATGGCCGGGTTCGCGCTTCACCTCACCAGCGGCAGTCCCGCTTCTTTCCAGGCGAGAATCCCGCCGCGCAGATCGTAAACGCGTTCGAACCCCAACTCGTCCGCCATCCGAAGCGCATGCGAACTGCGGTTGCCGCTGCGACAGTACATGAGGATGGTCGCACTGCGGTCCAGTTCCGCAAAGCGTTCCCGGAAATCCGCAGCGTGATAGTCAAGCAGCACGGCACCTTCAATATAGCCCTGCCTGAATTCCCCTGAAGTACGCACATCAAGGATGACAAAAGCGGCGTTGTTCCGGTTGCTGCGCATCAGCTCAAGGGCAGCGGTGGGTTCGAGCAGGCGCTCATCCTGTGTCCGGCACCCGGCCGAGAACACGAGCAGAATCCAAAAAGCGGCCAAAAACGCAAATTTCACGCCCATGAACCGGGTCGGCTGCCTGCTCACAGGATTCGCTCCGGAGCAGAGAAAATGGAAAAACGGTTCTGGCGGGCAAAGCCGATCAGGGTCAGGTTCATTTCCCGCGCCAGCAGCACGGCCTGGTGGGTCGGCGCACCCAGGGAAACCAGGATGGGGATGCCGGCCCTTCTGCCCTTGTGCACGATCTCCGAGGAGATGCGGCCCGAAGTGATCATGACCGTGCGACCCAGATCCACGCCCAGGGCCAGGGCCCGGCCCACGACCTTGTCGGCGGCATTGTGCCTTCCGACGTCGTCGCGGATCAGCTCCGGATCCTGTCCGTCCA
This window encodes:
- the ushA gene encoding bifunctional UDP-sugar hydrolase/5'-nucleotidase (catalyzes the degradation of periplasmic UDP-glucose to uridine, glucose-1-phosphate and inorganic phosphate; specific for uridine nucleotides), which codes for MRLQKLLRLVLVLVILLACGCATLHPVGHTGPQSLTILHTNDHHGRFWKNGKGEYGLAARKTLADAVRAEVQARGGHVLLLDAGDINTGVPESDMLDAEPDIRGMNAMGYDAMAVGNHEFDNPLTVLRKQERWMEFPLLAANIYDSSGQRLFAPWHLFRLRGLTVAVFGLTTESTAIVGNPEHVRGIVFRSAVDEARELVPRLRRQADVVIALSHLGFTRTGLPGDPLTGSRALARAVPGIDLIVDGHSHTQLDAPVLEGGTVIVQAGEYGKYLGRVDLNWTMDQVYLTGGALLPVNLVSKVNGEIVPPATPVVEDPAMLDPLAPFQEQGGKALQTVIGQANGNFTADRAVTRSSQTELGSLACLALMEKTGADAAVMNSGGIRAGLPSGPITYRDVLTVKPFGNTICTVDMTGEELAGYLGQVAAFAPGSGAFAQFGGVRFVLRAGSAKDVFVAGEPLDAGRVYTVAMESYLAGGGDGYPVVKGWQGFVDTGFVDADVLREYIARHSPLDPADYAHVGDVRRE
- a CDS encoding nucleoside:proton symporter, whose amino-acid sequence is MAFVLIAWLLSENRRGVRLRLVVIGLALQFALAVVLLKLPMFQDVFLALNRAAQALEEGTRAGTGFVFGYLGGGALPFEEPYPGAAYVFAFRGLPVIVVTAALSALLYHWKIIPVLVRGVSFVLQRSMGIGGALGIGCAANIFAGMVESPLFVRPYVASMTRSELFTLMTCGMATIAGTVLVLYAGIIGPVLPGALGHILTASLISVPASILIAGVMIPESGQPTLGTVSPPSESRGSMDAVVQGTTLGVKVFISVAALLVVLLALVSMFNQILGLLPTVGGEALTLQRILGHLMSPLVWLTGIPWGEAHAAGRLMGTKIVLNELLAYLDLAALPAGTLSERSILIMTYSMCGFANVGSLGILIGGLSRVAPERAAEIVELGPRSVMAGVLATMMTGAMVGVLD
- a CDS encoding class I SAM-dependent methyltransferase, which encodes MPDFYEINARAYFERTNRVDPAPILAPLLHHLRAGSTILDIGCGSGRDLKWLKGKGFKPSGLERSPSLAIMASEHSDCPVSIADLFEYQPPIHYDCILLIGTLVHISKPEFPQALRSVMRMLKAGGIMYLSMKAWGGSEKSEDGRVFQLWSDSELRREFGKQDLTILEHSRSRSLLGNRDVWLGYILKSGQ
- a CDS encoding phage repressor protein — encoded protein: MKFDDFFQRVAKTTGISTQKELAALLGIDPAAITMAKGRGVPKSWGLTIAAAFGVNPVWLKTGTGPIYQNEQTNTLLVPKVAARACAGGGSFELGDRIVDEIPFDRSWLSKKGNPGRMVAMEVIGDSMSPELEPGDNILIDQSQNQVADNNLYVVGLADSIQVKRIQVRPGLVVLFSTNQRYSPVTLQGDEIDTLRVIGRVLWSSRAYA
- the ade gene encoding adenine deaminase, which translates into the protein MPMNSLLHAARGETPVDLLVRNCQVVNVLSGEIHPGSVGVKNGVIVGIGEYEAFDIVDACGRYLCPGLVEGHIHIESTLLDPVRFAQVAASHGTAVVVCDPHELANVLGLGGIRWLLEITRDLPLDIRCMMPSCVPATHLETAGAVITAQDIAAMFKEYPGRILGLAEMMNYPGVLYQDPQVMSKLFAAEGRPIDGHAPGLSGFDLNAYILAGPGSDHEACHLEEALEKLRAGMHVMIREGSSEKNLFDLLPLINDFNSQNCSLVTDDRHCDDLLREGHLDHTIRLAVSRGLAPIRAIQMASINTARYFGLRHRGAVAPGYRADFVLLDDLESFSIFQTYLGGRAIMPQYWRPASTERVVTKSVHLGDVKPSCLRMPAPGGGKKVRIIRTIPGQIVTDLDMVEPRIRDGMIMADPDADVAKLAVFERHHGSGGVGLGLVRGLGLKSGAIASTVAHDSHNLIVAGVSDSDMLLAVRALAECGGGFVCVRDGWVLNLVPLPLAGLMSDQDPATVATGLDQLNASARELGCPDNINPFMQLSFLSLPVIPRLRLTDRGLVDVQDFAFTPLSE
- a CDS encoding acyltransferase — translated: MRHIAYNAFLPLGTSLSLERLHALGNGIGKLMWAVLPSRRKETTACMRDRLGLGEREARELAKASFRHSACSFLELFHARYMDHRFLEERIEYENPDLFVRMGATLRPVVGVTAHLGCWELLGGVLKRFNVKTDCQVVARLPKDAALADLLMHMRTQSKIRVLPHREAATEALGKLRRGGLCAFLVDHNCKSAEAQFLPFLGKTAAVNKGPAILALRAKAEVWPFFLIRLPQGRFRAVTLPCLDTATLEGSRAERIEQICRFYTGAVEEMVLRYPEQWFWMHRRWKTQP
- the yedF gene encoding sulfurtransferase-like selenium metabolism protein YedF gives rise to the protein MPIVLNCENEPCPNPVLRCKRLLDEQTPQALEVIVDNEAAMDNVSRYLTSKGMRVDDASKEGSLWTIRASRGDSSEAGHAVQASQAQADPKQVSASRTLVFLTSDTIGQGDETLGSRLMGNFLNTLPELGDTLWRIIMVNGAVKLATTTNPAVEALKKLEAAGVSILVCGTCLEFFKLMDQKEVGQVTNMLDVVTSQQVADKIISL
- a CDS encoding rhodanese-like domain-containing protein — encoded protein: MSRQPTRFMGVKFAFLAAFWILLVFSAGCRTQDERLLEPTAALELMRSNRNNAAFVILDVRTSGEFRQGYIEGAVLLDYHAADFRERFAELDRSATILMYCRSGNRSSHALRMADELGFERVYDLRGGILAWKEAGLPLVR